One Perca flavescens isolate YP-PL-M2 chromosome 16, PFLA_1.0, whole genome shotgun sequence genomic window, gaaaacacattcaaacataACCAATGGTGTGCATCAAAGGACAAATATCTTCATTTTTGTGAGAGTGACGTTGACTGTCATGCAATGACGATTTACATGGTGTGTAGAGTTCCGTCTGAAGAGGATTTGGGAAAATGTCCCTGACGATGGCACCGTCATCCTCCCCTTTATCCAACCAACGGCCGCAGGGGAAGCGCAGTTTCTGTCCAAGAGACGGGGCATCAATCTCCACCCAGTCAAGGAACCAGCCTGCTGATCCTCTGCCTTAAACATTAACACAAATTACTTTATCATCGCGCATGTGGACACATTTTGCATTATTCACTGCACAGGCAGGGAGTCCATCCTACTGTACCACAGTTGTCATGTCCAACACGCAGCTTCTTCAGTGGTCCAATGTCCACCGCTTCCACAGTAAACTCGTCGATCAAACCCCGCTCAAACTTATTCCTATGAGTCTTTGAAGCCTTCATGTTAATTATCCCTGTATATGTGCGCACATCATAGAGtcatttaatcatttaaatacaagatctaatttttttttacagatataATTTCTGTATGACAGTTGGAAGTATTACCTGTGTCATCCTTGGTGCCGTACAGGATGATAAAGACATTAGCATCAGTTCCTGCATATTTTTTGTCACCAGTTTTTATCCTCACTGTGTATGTTGTTGACATGGCTGTAATTATAAGAAACCAGCAAACCACAAATGAAGCATTAGGCAATCTTGTGGTTATTATTCATAGTCAATAACCAAAAAAAAGCTCAATGTCTTTGTCAGAGGTCACTTTGATTCTCCACTCTCTTTTTGAGGGCAGCCATAATGTTGCTCTCACCTTTCTGTTCCAGACCAAGTGTGGCTTCAGAGtcttcctcatcatcatcatcccctCTCTTCATAAAGGCTTCGTCCACAGGAACGAGCTCCCTGGCAAGCTGTCCATCATCCTCATCAGTAGCCAGCCAGCGTTTACAAGGGAAAAAGTACCTAAAACaccatatataatatataggtATTTTGTGCAGTGTGCAGTCTGCATAGTATCAATACAATAATCTCTGTTTAGGACTGTCAAATGTCCCTGTGTCCAGAAATACTTAAAGAAAATGGCCATCTCTATTTAGATTGATGCCAAGTCTACACACTTTACCAGAATATTTCAGAGTAACATTTCACGCCACACGGTGGAGCTCTATAGACATTTTATGTGCAACGTTTCTGCCTGCCATGTAGGATGATGCTGTTTTGTGAAACCTGCGGCAATGATTTGGTGTCTAGAACGACTCAGCGAGGTGTATATCATGTATCTATTAAATGACTGATTAAccattttttataattaattgGTTGAATTATTCAAGGGATTTGTGTGAAGCTGCAGTTACACTTCTGAATTAAAGTGCCGATATACCGCTGCTCTCTTTCTAACGTCATCATAACTTACGTGGTGTCATCTTTGTTGTCTACAATTTCCACTCTGTCCAGAAACCAGCCGGCACTGGCCTGACTGTTGTCATGTCGGATCCTCAGCTTCTTCAGGATCCCTAAGTCGACCGCTGTGATGTTGAAAATGTCTTCCTAGGTCACACGCAAACAAACCAGTGACAAAGGGTCAAGAAAAGTCACAGGTCTCAGTTTAGCAGTCCACGAGAACCTCATTACTAATTTATTTGATCTGTATTTAACCTGCATGGCTCCTTAGATCCACCATTTGTTTTACAATAGAGGCTTATCCAGGAAAACAGTACCAATGATAACAATCATGACCATGCAGAACACAGCAGATCAAAAGTGTCTCCTGACTCTAGCCTCATatttaacaaacaaacatttcccaaaatgtcaggACATTTCTTTTGCACAAAAAAGTTAATATTAACACTCAGATTATCACATAAAAAAGAGCACATCTAATCTTACCTGGCCTTTCTCAAATTTGTTCAGGTTGTTTGCCTTCCTGAGCCGTCGCTCCCCAGTGTCGCCAATCTCTCCATAGATGTTTATGTAAACATTGGCATCAGTCCCCGCCCCCCACATTGTCCCAGTGAACACATGAACCTCATATGAGTTCACTAAGAGGAAAAACACAGTTAAACTCAGTTAGAAAGTGCGTGATCATGGTTACATTTTAACGTTGCACCTGATGACATATGCCTTGTTGGAGCCATTTTGCAGATTTGCCTTATTTAATTTCTAATTATGCTTAGACATCATGCATTTTCCATTGTATATTATGATGATAATGAATTGGAATGTCTGTTTACATTTTGTTATTTGGCTCatcattgctattatgatgaaTGATGTGTGAAAGCCGATAGGATAATGTTTTCTGGAGGCGTGGTGAACAGGTGTTCGGGTGAGAGCAAACAATTTTCAACCACATGAACACAGAATCTGCATAACTATAGAATACTTTTGTTTGaagtttattgatttatttatgcttttttctttttcttttttctttaataaacGGATGAACTGTGACGCTAAGAAGTACAGAATGCGCATTGATTAACGGACCGCTCCCTACATGCCTAATTCAACATTAATTCAAAATGTCACAAATACAACATACAGTCTAGCCTTTGGAAGCAAATAACAATGGGTCAACACATTATATGTATGCTCTACTTACTCTCCAGGTCTTCACTGTCCTCAGTCAGCAGCTCGACCACAATCTCCCCATCCTCCTCATCCCTGGCCAGCCAGCGGTTACAGGGGAAAGTAAATGCCTCCACCACTTCCTGCAGCTCCTCAAccatctccacctcctcctcttcttctttcttcttctttttcttgtcCTTCTTCTTGTCTTTCTTGGTTTCCTCCTTCTTCACCTCAACCAGCACCATAGCCATCGACAGCCGCTTTATGTCCACCGTCTCCAGGAACCAGCCATCTCCGATACCCTTCCCGTCATGGTAGATACGTATCTTGTAGATCTTACCGACATCCTGAGCCTCAATCTGGGTTGTaggcagggttcaaaattagcaccatccgCCAGCCAAATGCTGGGAAAATATGCAgttggctggtagatttgcttcactcaccagccaaaaaaaacaatgttagtTTATTGAGaggctggtaaaatttgaacattcgcTAGCCGTTTAGCTGGTAgacgaaaaagttaattttgaaccctggttGTAGGTATCAAACAGTGGTCAAACCAGGAACTTAAATCTCctgcatacatttaaaaaacacgGCACAGGCTTTATACAGACCCTGAAGATCTCAGTGGTGCCACGTTCAAAATTGTTGGAGCGACTCTTGAGAGCGAGAACTTCAGTTTTTCCTTCATCTCCGTAGATCTGACAGAAGACATTGGCATTGGTGCCACCTGCACGCACGTCCCCTGTGACCACTGTTACTTCATAGTTGATCACTGTTACAGAAGGGGCATCACAGTATTATGACAGGAGGAAAGATTATGCAGAGCAGAGCAATACACCTCAACTCATAATGTTAATTAACTAATGTTACTGTTTTTAAAATTATGAATTTTGACTATAGAgtacttttaatgttatttacaTTGTTCGATGTCCAAGATCTCACTGGGATAGATCTCAACCTCCACTTTCCCGTCAGCCTCGTCTTTGCAGAGCCAGCGGTGGCTTGGGAACATGTACTGCATCCCATGAACTGGCACAGAGATCTGCACACTGTCCAAAAACCAGCCAGCTCGCAAGCCCTCATTAGTGTGACCAATCAGGAGACGGTTGATCTGTAAACACAGAGGACATAAGAGGATAAAATAGAATTAGTAAACATAAACTCTGTTCTCCATGAAGTGTGTTCGCGTCCAAACTTGCCTTTCCAATGTCAAAGGTTTCAATTGTAAAGATGTCAGTTTGTCCCGTCTCGTAGTAGTTCCTGAGGTCGTTGTCGGAAACTGCCAGTATTGTCTTGTTGGTATCACCCTTCTCCCCATACAGCTTGACAAACACCCTGGAGTCTGAGCTGGCCCCATTTACACTGCCTGTCTTGATTGCAAAGTGGTAGCTGACATCTTGGGAGGGTGGACGGATGGaaattaaaagtaattttaaGAATCATTAATAAGATATGTTGTCCTTTTTTAGTTTGCTTAACCTAAAATGGTATTTATGCACTCACTAAAGAGACGCAGGCCATCTCCGGCTGGGACTAACTCGCGGACAATCTGTCCATCATCTTCATTACGGTCCAACCAtctgaagaaaaacacaaagacacagacaaatTGAATCATGTAGCATTAAACAAAGAATGAGATCAACCCTCCCACCAAACCACCCTGAATATTTAATTTGTGGATTCATTTATAACTTATAATAATTCATAAACATAGAAACATATTTAGTTTACACAAGGAATAGGGGAGAAATGGTAAAAccctaaagtaaaagtagcctaaaGTATTATTGATCATTGTGAGGAAATGAAATCACcattagcatcaaaataaacCAATCTGAAAAAAAGATCAAACAGAACATAACCACTACAAGCAACACAAACAACAGTTGTACGTTGTATTGCAATGGAAGCTACTAAACCTTTCCcttttaacagacagacaggaagagccTCTTTCCAGGTGTAACACTGCACCTCCGCCTTGCGGTTTCGGCTCCAGTTACTGAAGGAAAGAGCTGGCTGACCACTGTGCATTTAGTGCCTATTTGTAGTAGCAAACTCATCCATCAGCTGCTTAACTACTTAGACACACACCACTGGAGAACTAGTGAACGTAAGCATGGCCGGTTTATGAGGCTTTCAGGGCAATTTTGTCCAGCTGTTTGGTGGGTTACAGACAAATTAACTAAGAAGAAAATTCAACAGACACTTATGTGCCTTCTTGCCATGAGTTAGATTACACGATTAAagccactctcatatctgtatcGTAAATAAGAAGCTACAGGCAGCAGCTtggcataaagactgaaagcacTCCCTGCGAACCCACCATTTGCTATTTTTACActttatactgtgtgtgtgtgtgtggggggggagagaCGCACGCAGTTGGATGCTGTCTTCATCGcctacttcaatgcctaacgaATCTATCTCTTTCACTGGctgaagcctgaaaatactgtaaaaccaattaaaaacataactaattacactggtcggactgttgagctcgGTTTCAGAccgatacctccggttcaggctggtccttatcctcaacacgtgcctttttcagttgcgtaaaatacttttcaatactcatctggatttaagcagcaaacattcagtgtaagagtaaaaaatgacataacattatttataatatgtttatttgattcacaggtgctacatatagtgttttgacctctacaacccaactgcattttaccgcaaacttgcgactagttaactttctaaagttgtgtcggtgattgtgaatgtgtgattgtgtaaaggtgttcacgacaTAGATACCAATCTTtcatgaacttgtgaatttcgccagccgtcttctctccttgatggagacagacgctgtgtgcacagTGGGTTTTAAGCCTTCAAAGTCGCCTTACAGCCACTAACCCTCACCGTaaccttaaacataaccattgctgCGGTGCCTGGAAGGTGACAtttgggggcttaaaaaaaaaacaacaccacactgtgggaggagctgtgtgtgtgtgtgtgtgtgtgtgtgtgtgtgtgtgtgagcgagcaagacacaagtgacagagagacggagatgagcagggaaaggaaatgcagaagaacgTATTTTATATAGCgtttaaaaaacataataataataacgaaACACAATGTGCGGCGGAcggtgttgatagtgaggcgGACCGCCACACAATagtctgtgggaaacactgatataTACAATAGAGACATGAGAAAGCATATAACTGTATAtcccaaaatatcaaactattcctCTAAGTTATGTGTAAAGTAATATTGCCTTGCCTGAAACATGGAAACTCAATGGCCAAACTCTCTGGCTGGCCCTCTTCTCTGACCATCACCTTATCAAGGAACCAACCGCAGCCTCCACCGCGACCATCATGACCGACACGCACTCTGCGCACCTGGCCCAAGGACACGGACTCAATGAGAAACTCATCGTGCTGAgggtagacagagagaaaacTGGTTAAAAATGTTGGCAGTGCATTTCCCagacaatatttatttttgtgtattAATGATGCACTCACATTGCCCTTTTCAAACTTGTTGACATTGTTTTTGCTCATAAACATGAGTCGCTCCCCTGTGTCACCCAGGTCACCGATAATATTGAGGAAGACGCTGGCATCGGTGCCACTGCCACTGACGTTGCCAGTGCAGATGGTGACTCGATACTTTAtcactggaaaaaaataaaaataaaaggacacTCACATTATATTACATAAAGCTCCTAGACATAGAGTTTGAAAATCTGCACTGACTCTCTATCAAACAGCTTGTTTGTGTTTAGGATCAACCGAGCacatttatatgtgtgtgtcatcagTGTTTCTTACAAGGCAGCGGCTCATTGATGAGTGCTCCGGTAGCTGGAAGCTCTCTGACGATCTCATTGTCGTCTTCATTGATGTCCAGCCAACGGCCACATTCAAAAGAATATTTCTCCATTGTCAGGGTTTTGAGCAAAGTGACCTGCAGAAAGTCACAGCCTCATGTGTCATCATACACATCCTCATCTCTGGTTCATGATCCCTTCAGACAATGAAAACTGAAGCAGTGACATTAACACACATTTTCCAAATTAAAGTGAGATAAAATAAGTTACTTCCTAGcagtggcggttctacattgaatggCGCCCTAAgcaaacacaaactaaaactaaaacctgacctttctggccttccttgatgcaaaattATCTATGATGTTATAgtatgaaatctgctccccTATTGAGTGATTGATAGTGATGACGGCAAGGCCAGTGATCCGGTCCTGGGACATGGTTTacctcaggtatgacttgatcaactttagtttggaaaagctcctctctgcttgaGCCACAGTTACTGACAGGGACGGATCTGCCCTGGTATTTTGGCCTAGACACCCCATAAGATCACAAATACTACCGGTCCTTGCGTTCCCCTGAATATGTatagcaactcctactccttaaaactactaacgccatgtaaagcaagaatcagtgaaaattgacacattaaatacttcaaaaaagtgccatttattaataaaataaaacggcatactcctcatgaatcataaaacaagctctacatcatacctgcaaactcagaaggacTGAAAAAGGTGAGctgtttttttatcatttcaagaggctctgtgctttaatttgaagaggtttatcatgagtttttgtctgccaatgcagatagaaaagctacaattctcgttaagaaagtttgcatgatgtgcaacgtttataTAGGCTACTAATGCAATCATACAGTAAAGCATGCCTAcgtcttttattgttgtagtgttatcatcaacagtttgtccaccactcagtttttgactcagttttatcaaggggcAAAGTattttaaggggagttgtgcTTACCGCAGGTTGTaccctcactccctcatctctgtccctctccttctgagtctcctcctcactgtgcatccCACTGCCGCCGACACCGACACCGACACCAACACCAACACCGACACCACTATCATCagccacgggagctgatgaaggtcctgctactgctgaaaacatgtctttttgcttttttcttttatttgagccgcttgggtaactttgttttattttcgcgtttagaccattgacataaaagaaaggttTAGACTAGTCTTGCTCcttctctgtgtacttcccagTTCTCctgtcacagtgtgtttatctttcgcaCCCGCACCGTTACGGattagtccatttcattgtgaaagtagggggtgcaagcagggcgcctgcagctcactgtgtggggaattccccacacagtgaaacgGTAGATAACAGAAAACCGCTTTGCGGcatagaggatttttttttttttaagttgagaCATGAAAAAATGCTGCCCCGGGCGGCTGCCTggttcgcccgtgccaaaaaaTGCCACTGCTTCCTAGTACTGTATACTCGTCAAACCGAATTGATTGTCAAGGTTTTTCTGAAAGCTTATAACTGAGAAAACCATAGATTTCTTTAATGAGAAACATTTGCATTGCAGCCTTATTTACACATACGCTTTTCTTTATTACTGAGATCAGGTGCAAGATTAAACTAATTCAGTGTCTAACTTAGTGCTTAGAGGGGACACGCTACAACAGAATGAACAGCTTACAGATCAGATACAAAGAGCAAGGGGTCTCACCTTCGCTAAATGCCAGCCAGCGAATGGAGATCTCTTCTCATGCCAGATGCGCACTTTCAGCAGCCTTCCAATGTCTGGCATTTCAATCTACAGCAATAATACAGACAACAGATATGATTCCTTAGGAACTTAGTGTAGATCAGTGTGAGAACTTAACAGTGGAAGACATTGTAATGTGCCCTGTCAAGCAGATGAGCAAAGGCTTACCATGAATTTATCAAGCTGGCCCTGTTCAAAACTATCTGAGTTGTTTTCCAGTTTGATCTCATCAGACTTGCCCTTTTCTCCATAGATCTGCAGAAACACCTGGGCATCTGTCCCTGCCCCCTTTACATCTGATGTCAAAATCCACAGGGACCATGGGTACTCTGGAGTAAAAGAAAAGTAGATTTGAAGTAGGCTAGTCTAGTTTAATTAGAAACCTACAtacagagatagatagatataagtCGATTAAATGCAACTTGAATTCTTTTTGGTAAAGAGAATATGACTGATTTGCTTTTCTTTCAATGATGAGAGATATATGAGTTTAATAAAGCCACACACTCTTCTGTTTTTTCTGCCTGAGAGAGACCATCTCGTACAGCTCCCTCTCAATCAGTCCGTCCCCCTCGTCCTCGTCCAGCCACTTCCCGCACGGAAATGTCTGCTCAATGCCCGTGAACGGACAATATATTACCACCTAGAAGGGAAACGGATGCTTGATGAGTAAACAACACTTTGAGAATCACTCTGTTAGCATAAACAGAGGTGTAGTACCTTTTCACAGTACCATCCAGCACCAACAGCCCCGTTGTCGTGCCCGATGGTGACCCTGCTGAGCGGGCTGATCAGTTCACAAATCTCCACGTTGAAAATGTCAATGAGACCACGCTCGAAGGCACCACCCTCCAGGAAGACTTTGCCGCTGTTCTTTAAGCCCTTGGAGCCGTGCATGACCATGTGGATCTTGGAGTTGGTGCCTGCACCCCTCACATCTCCAGTCATCACTTGTACATTGTATACGATTGCTAAGTACATGCaggaaaatgcacaaaaaaatatttgtatccATGATTTAAAATGGAATGAGATCTGATAATAGCCTATGACAATATATTCTTAGAAATCAGCATATATATCCTTggtatttgttttgaattgtgtAGTTGTTTGGTCAACATTGTAATTCCCTAAAAGAGTTACATTTTtgaattacatttaaattttcTGCAGTGAAATAGTGGCTTGTTCTCACCCATTGGTTGCACGGATCCAACCAACACATCTCTCTGTATTTTGCCATCGCATTCATCCATGGCAAACCAGCGATTAACTGGAAACTCATACAACTCTTTATTCCCCATGTCATCAATCACTACCTGGGAAGAAACACAATGCACCATCATGAGTGTTtttatgcatgtgtgcacatctgtaaaataaatgatgcacGCATGTGTAGATTTGACATGCCTTATCTAGAAACCATCCAGCTGATGATCCTCTGTTGTTGTGGCCAATGGTGATTTTCCTCAGCTTTCCCAGGTTTGGCGCCTCTATCGTAAACTTGTCCTCTGACCCGCGTTCAAAGTTGTCTTTGTCACTGTCCAGtcgtctctctcctttcataaCAAACAAAGCATTTTGGAGCAGGAGTCAAACACATTGAAATCATATACAGCTACAttattacagtaacaataaataCACAACAGTATTTGTCATGGCTATTGTTGGAGGTAAATAAGAGTCACCTGTGTCTAGCGATTACTTGATCAGGACAGAACCAGAACAGAAACTAAATCCACTACTATTTTGATATTCAGTTCATTGCTTAAGTAATTTATCAAGCCAAAATGCCAAATGTGCTGGTTTCAGCTTcacaaatgtgaggatttaccacttttctttgtttatatcgttgtaaatgtaatatgttttgtaaataagacaaaataagacaaacaaAGATGTCTCCTTAGTTCTGGAaaattaaaattgtatttaagttatttaatatattttccaACATTGTATAGACTATGTGGTTGATAAATGAATAGAAACATTTTCCACAGAATAACAGATGAAAAAATCATTAGTTGCGGCCCTACCTGTGTCACCATTCTCTCCAAAGATGTTTAGGAAGACATCAGCATCAGTTCCACTTCCCTTCATGTCAGCAGTGAACACACTtactatgtatttatttactgcaAAACATAAATTAGGAAATCAAGAATACAGTGATTTATATAACCAATGCCCAAGAAAGACTAACAGTGTAGTAAATGTTGATCTTTCAAAACCAACTGTCTACCTAGTAGCACTATTCAATCATAATTAGTTGGACTTCTCTATTGTCATTAGACAGGTGCCTTGCTAATCCAACCTAGGATGGTTTCCAAGTTAAATATTCataacagagtgtgtgtgtgtgtgtgtgtgtgtgtgtgtgtgtgtgtgtgtgtgtgtgtgtgtgtgtgtgtgtgtgtgtgtgtgtgtgtgtgtgtgtgcgcatattGCTATGACCACTCCCTCACAGCACAGTGTCCTTATGTCTTTACTTGATCCTTGGCTTCACAATGTTCTGCTTGACTGACTGCAGGTACTGACATGTTGGATCACATTGCAACAGAGGACATATGGGCTTTACCTGAAGATTATACTCTGATGGCATTCTATTTCAAAATGAAACTGTAGGAAGATATGTAGGCTATCAGGCACCTTTGTGTACAACTGTCCAGACACATGGTACTAACACTGTCAAGGTTCTAAAATGCTTTCAAATTTGTAATTTGGAAGACTTACCTATCTAACATCAGTATCAAATTGGTTTTAAGGAGATAGTTACATTAGCATAAGTATTAGAGCTCTTGGTCTTATTAGTTGTGAACTGTCGAGGCTtatgtatattgtattttatcttaaaaCTGTAGTCTCTCTGGTGACATTTCAAACCAAGTGGTTTCTCTGCAATGTGGTGGAGGTATTTGGAATTTAATCAactgttatttcattttaaccTTAGTGAACCTTTGTGTCTGCTTTGTGTTATGCGTTTGTCCCAGAGTGACCTACATTTTGGGACGTCCATGGGGTTCATGCTGCCCAGCAGGTCCCTGACAAACAGGTTGTCAGCCTCCTCCCGACTCAGCCAATTGTTGCAGGCGAAATAGAAGCGCAGATGGGGCCGGTTCATGTCGGTCACCATCACCCTGTCCAAGAACCAGCTGGCGTTCATCCCCGTGTTGTCGTGCTCAATCCTGGGGAGTCAACCGTCATAGTGTGATATGAATTCACCCTGCAGGTAATCACAAATGAATTTTCCACATCACATGCAccaatgcatttaaaaaaatgatttatttatttcaggttgTTTGAATTTCTGCAGTGGTAAATACCAAACAATGG contains:
- the loxhd1a gene encoding lipoxygenase homology domain-containing protein 1 isoform X3 translates to MPSKQKKSTASEETKEVDDEVEETEPKFKERSNGVTRADTTKGEKSRKKHKSTESSENQEAPEKEKKKKEGEKVKEKKKKKKPDDDVEAVAVIENEAEEGEQNNNDPTTNSKKEKSEKLKEKVTEGAKEEKKKKKKSSTENPEGEEEMGSKDKKSKDGKKKKKSHNNGGDEEPLIEEQEEEEDSKKKKKKKAKKGSADSDEDKKKKGKKIKNKQVDYGVIYQNELLNYHTDSSDGYEDEYYKKKVYEVVTITGDVKGAGTDANVFVTLFGDFGITPKVHLASKSRTAFEKNKTDVFRIKTHNVGPLKKLRIEHDNTGMNASWFLDRVMVTDMNRPHLRFYFACNNWLSREEADNLFVRDLLGSMNPMDVPKLNKYIVSVFTADMKGSGTDADVFLNIFGENGDTGERRLDSDKDNFERGSEDKFTIEAPNLGKLRKITIGHNNRGSSAGWFLDKVVIDDMGNKELYEFPVNRWFAMDECDGKIQRDVLVGSVQPMAIVYNVQVMTGDVRGAGTNSKIHMVMHGSKGLKNSGKVFLEGGAFERGLIDIFNVEICELISPLSRVTIGHDNGAVGAGWYCEKVVIYCPFTGIEQTFPCGKWLDEDEGDGLIERELYEMVSLRQKKQKKYPWSLWILTSDVKGAGTDAQVFLQIYGEKGKSDEIKLENNSDSFEQGQLDKFMIEMPDIGRLLKVRIWHEKRSPFAGWHLAKVTLLKTLTMEKYSFECGRWLDINEDDNEIVRELPATGALINEPLPLIKYRVTICTGNVSGSGTDASVFLNIIGDLGDTGERLMFMSKNNVNKFEKGNHDEFLIESVSLGQVRRVRVGHDGRGGGCGWFLDKVMVREEGQPESLAIEFPCFRWLDRNEDDGQIVRELVPAGDGLRLFNVSYHFAIKTGSVNGASSDSRVFVKLYGEKGDTNKTILAVSDNDLRNYYETGQTDIFTIETFDIGKINRLLIGHTNEGLRAGWFLDSVQISVPVHGMQYMFPSHRWLCKDEADGKVEVEIYPSEILDIEQLINYEVTVVTGDVRAGGTNANVFCQIYGDEGKTEVLALKSRSNNFERGTTEIFRIEAQDVGKIYKIRIYHDGKGIGDGWFLETVDIKRLSMAMVLVEVKKEETKKDKKKDKKKKKKEEEEEVEMVEELQEVVEAFTFPCNRWLARDEEDGEIVVELLTEDSEDLEMNSYEVHVFTGTMWGAGTDANVYINIYGEIGDTGERRLRKANNLNKFEKGQEDIFNITAVDLGILKKLRIRHDNSQASAGWFLDRVEIVDNKDDTTYFFPCKRWLATDEDDGQLARELVPVDEAFMKRGDDDDEEDSEATLGLEQKAMSTTYTVRIKTGDKKYAGTDANVFIILYGTKDDTGIINMKASKTHRNKFERGLIDEFTVEAVDIGPLKKLRVGHDNCGRGSAGWFLDWVEIDAPSLGQKLRFPCGRWLDKGEDDGAIVRDIFPNPLQTELYTPFVPYEIKIFTSDVFGAGTDADVFIVLYGRNAVCTQQKSLCVNKRERIMYFERGAEDMFIVELEDVGDLIEKIRIGHDNRGVNPGWHLDRVEIRRLLRKGKGSETIIFPCERWLAKSEDDGETVRELVPSDIITEKLSRDGSLKVTEVEVEDALETHTYNVSVMTGDVNGGGTDANVFLTIYGELGDTGERKLSKSETNSNKFERGSVDKFTIEAVDLGQVFKIKIRHDNSMMCSDWYLDQVEVVDGDTEEAFLFLCERWLSRKREDRRTERVFYVKGYEGVRESLNNKKKNSAPTVKSVDSNMNKKSKKKKEKEEIELPIIPYHITICTGLERDASTTSRAYVIIIGGNHTQTERLWLDLPDERKGFEAGSLESFQSHGSDVGEIKKVELGHDGATPESCWLVDELSVAVPTKGVKYIFACKCWLAKDRGDGLTARVFNVLDAEAISISQQIIYEVTVVTGDVQNAGTDTLIFMSVFGANGSTEEMLLQKNEDRFERGQEDTFNMEIDDIAPLKKMRLRIDGSGSRPDWFLEKDPWTQENHDLRDGCCSERGDDGGAHHLYSPGQDQ